TTATATCTTTCAACCCTGAAAACAATTCCGGTTAAATTATAACTGGCTTTAAGCAAGCATAAAATAAATGAAAATTGCCCTTTACGGACGACAGTTTAGCAACAATTCCCTGCCCTTTGTTCAAGAAATTATTGATAACCTGGTTGGTCATGAGGTAGAAGTTTTGATCTATGAAGATTTTAAAAACTTTCTTGAAACAAAAAAAATTAATACATACCAGGCTGAAAGCTTTAATCATTATTCTCAGCTAACTGGTCATGTAAAGTGTATGCTAAGCTTAGGGGGAGATGGAACATTGTTAGATACCCTATCCCTTATCCGTGATTCAGGCTTGCCGGTACTTGGTATAAATTTGGGGCGGTTAGGATTTCTGGCCAGTATCAATAAAACAGAGATCAAAACAGCCATTGATAGCGTAGTAAAGGGGGAGTACACGCTTGATACACGTGTGTTGATAAATCTGGAATCCTCAGATGCTGATATATTTGGAGAGGTGAATTATGCATTAAACGAAATCACCATTCATAAGAAAGATGCATCACCAATGATCATTATTCATACCTATATTAATGGTGAATTTTTGAACTCTTACTGGGCCGATGGATTGATTATCTCTACGCCAACTGGTTCCACAGCATATTCTTTAAGTTGCGGCGGCCCTATCGTTTTTCCTCAATCAGGGAATTTTGTAATAACACCAATTTGTCCGCATAATTTAAGTGTTCGTCCAATCGTTATATCCGATAGTAGTGTGCTTACATTTAAAATAGAAGCAAGAGCTACCCAGTTTTTAGTTACCTTGGACTCAAGAACTGAAACAGTGGAAAAGAATGTTGTATTAACTGCCAAGAAAGAAAATTTCTCAATAAATCTGATACGCCTCTACAATGAAAGTTATTTAACCACGTTAAGAAACAAGTTAATGTGGGGACTGGATTCAAGAAATTAATCAGATACTGAAATAAATGTTAAAAAAGATAGTTGCCGTATTTACTGTTTTATTTTCAGTTATTACCACAAATGCCAGTGCTCAAAAATACGAGTTGGGTTTGTTTGCAGGTGCTGCTGGGTACAAAGGGGATTTAAGTCAGTTTAATTACTTCCGGTTTACGGATCCTGCGTTTGGTTTAATGTTTCGGAAGAACTTTAATCCGCGTAATACATTA
Above is a window of Solitalea lacus DNA encoding:
- a CDS encoding NAD kinase: MKIALYGRQFSNNSLPFVQEIIDNLVGHEVEVLIYEDFKNFLETKKINTYQAESFNHYSQLTGHVKCMLSLGGDGTLLDTLSLIRDSGLPVLGINLGRLGFLASINKTEIKTAIDSVVKGEYTLDTRVLINLESSDADIFGEVNYALNEITIHKKDASPMIIIHTYINGEFLNSYWADGLIISTPTGSTAYSLSCGGPIVFPQSGNFVITPICPHNLSVRPIVISDSSVLTFKIEARATQFLVTLDSRTETVEKNVVLTAKKENFSINLIRLYNESYLTTLRNKLMWGLDSRN